TGACAGGAGAGGCGGGAATTGGGCTCCAGGCCCCAGGCCTTGTCCAGCATGTCCTCTTCCAGGTCATCGGCCGCTGCCAGGGACTGGAAGCCTTCCCGCACAATGACGTGGCAGGTGGTGCAGGCACAGGATTTTTCGCAGGCGTGCTCGATTTCAATGTGGTTCTGCAACAGGGCGTCGCAGATGGAGGTGCCGGGGGCTGCCTCCACCACCGCCCCTTCTGGGCACAGGTCTTCGTGGGGCAGAACGATGATCTGGGTCATGGGGCTTTTTCCTCTTCCGGGTCGCCCACGGGCATGTCATTCACCTTCTTGCCCGCCAGGGCCCGCTTAATACTCTGATCCATGCGCTGGGCGGCGAAGTTGGCGGTTTCCAGGCCCAGCAGGTCCATGGTGTTGTTAATGGTGTGCCGGTCATCCCCCACCATCACCGTCTTCAGCTTGGCAATGGCGGACTGGATGCGCTGCATTTCCTCCGGCTTAATCAGCTGGCCGTCTTCCTTGATGGCGGATTCCGTGGCCTCCAGGAGGCGCTGGGCTTCCACCCGGGCTTCCAGCAGGGCGCGGCGGAAAGCGTCATCCTGGGCGTGATTCATGGAATCCTGCAACATGCGACCGATTTCGTCGTCGGACAAGCCGTAGGAAGGCTTCACCGCCACCGAGGCTTCCACCCCGGAGGTATTTTCCCGAGCGGTGACGGACAAGAGCCCGTCCGCATCCACCTGGAAGGTCACCCGAATCCGGGCGGCCCCGGCCACCATGGGGGGAATGCCCCGCAGTTCAAAGCGGGCCAGGGAGCGGCAGTCGGAGACCAACTCCCGTTC
This sequence is a window from Azospira inquinata. Protein-coding genes within it:
- the fdx gene encoding ISC system 2Fe-2S type ferredoxin, producing MTQIIVLPHEDLCPEGAVVEAAPGTSICDALLQNHIEIEHACEKSCACTTCHVIVREGFQSLAAADDLEEDMLDKAWGLEPNSRLSCQAVVQDTPLVVEIPKYTINMAKEGKH